A window of the Halichoerus grypus chromosome 2, mHalGry1.hap1.1, whole genome shotgun sequence genome harbors these coding sequences:
- the SPATA32 gene encoding spermatogenesis-associated protein 32 → MHTHAHPRLTLPPCPQQVSAKRQGEGTKAGEWDGELAPEGPQGPGASSASVETFQLKKELLELEPPHKVDLVLEPELELEMESKPKDPEQPESRTESFQPPTQQDVSQWSVRSNSSYLSSVEEDQASTNHRSICVQTSKHLFWADKHIQASEHSLERGINMQSGKNTGKTTSCQDQQSDPKDTMCSKKQLQNPSAQPAPPTTNSQQPPNPHPSSSSLSPGIGLADLVNFASSLAVASSSKMDLPNLEHMIKAPPQKVEAPSTDPDIQLAMDQPEKEKLIKDLLEKPLKAEESQKAWKQEDKNFFHPYLGLSKPGIKRASFEGEVKLLQQQARSPPPKGVVEGSVPRTGKGSPLLLKIHFKVSSPTSPEK, encoded by the exons ATGCACACCCATGCTCACCCCCGCCTCAcactgcctccctgcccccagcaggtCTCTGCCAAGAGGCAAGGGGAGGGGACAAAGGCAGGAGAGTGGGATGGAGAATTGGCTCCAGAAGGACCTCAGGGGCCAGGGGCCTCCTCGGCGTCAGTTGAAACTTTCCAGCTGAAGAAAGAATTGCTAGAACTGGAGCCCCCACACAAAGTGGACCTGGTCCTGGAGCCAGAACTGGAGCTGGAGATGGAGTCCAAGCCCAAGGACCCTGAGCAACCGGAGTCTAGGACAGAGTCCTTCCAGCCCCCCACGCAGCAGGACGTCAGCCAGTGGAGTGTGAGGTCAAATTCTAGCTACTTGAGTTCGGTAGAGGAGGACCAGGCGTCCACCAACCATCGCTCTATCTGCGTGCAGACCTCTAAGCACCTCTTCTGGGCAGACAAACACATCCAGGCCTCAGAGCACAGCCTGGAGCGGGGGATCAACATGCAGAGTGGCAAGAACACAGGTAAGACCACTAGCTGTCAGGACCAGCAGTCTGACCCCAAGGACACCATGTGCTCCAAGAAGCAGCTCCAGAACCCCAGTGCCCAGCCAGCTCCGCCCACCACCAACTCCCAGCAGCCCCCAAACCCCCACCCGTCCTCCTCCAGTCTCTCACCAGGCATCGGCCTGGCAGATCTGGTCAACTTTGCCTCTTCCTTGGCCGTGGCCTCCTCCAGCAAGATGGACTTGCCCAACTTGGAGCATATGATCAAAGCTCCACCTCAGAAGGTCGAGGCACCTTCTACAGATCCCGATATCCAGCTGGCCATGGACcagccagagaaggaaaagcTCATTAAGGACTTGCTAGAGAAACCACTTAAAGCCGAGGAGTCACAGAAagcttggaagcaggaagacaagAACTTCTTCCACCCTTACCTCGGCCTCAGCAAGCCGGGGATCAAGAGGGCCAGCTTTGAAGGAGAAGTGAAGCTTCTCCAGCAACAGGCCAGGTCCCCTCCACCTAAAGGAGTCGTGGAAGG CTCGGTGCCGAGAACCGGGAAAGGGAGTCCATTATTGCTGAAAATCCATTTTAAGGTGTCGTCCCCCACTTCCCCAGAGAAATGA
- the LOC118538595 gene encoding EF-hand calcium-binding domain-containing protein 3, protein MQRPPRQPGRLPARDPGEQRRCDVQKGSPQQPTAPLPQREPASVKAIGAEQGSRRPREFKRLAAASSVQSGSGSQSSADENLLPLTARLLAAFQEIFKLFSSSPTGTVDMRSMKAALRNVGIQLSPQEMCEALQQADLDGDGTVSFKDFLGVLTDSHRLAQCLGQVRNSRFCDPQGLQTLFLEMLFKLMSQGFLPRKVVQEVMSYYTKKQRALRLNPGWRGRSRGHSATVRTQVGLTFFCQAARLSGLSGAELERSLHRLHKAGARSPYSQIPNLAGRTPPEDRMRPRAPRPDVRLPKSCHSSRHKLAPTRRSLSPEFVGQPLDYLRPAKMTPSPPTLVQKQPFSPSPACVQKPAMKK, encoded by the exons atgcaGAG GCCTCCACGGCAGCCTGGAAGACTGCCCGCACGGGACCCAGGAGAGCAGCGGCGCTGCGATGTGCAGAAGGGGAGTCCTCAGCAGCCCACTGCCCCGCTGCCCCAGAGGGAGCCAGCATCCGTCAAGGCCATCGGGGCTGAGCAGGGCTCCCGAAGGCCCAGGGAGTTCAAGCGCCTTGCAGCTGCCAGCTCAGTGCAGTCAGGCTCCGGGTCTCAGAG CTCTGCGGACGAGAATCTGCTGCCCCTGACAGCCCGGCTGCTGGCGG CCTTCCAGGAGATCTTCAAACTGTTCAGCTCCAGCCCGACAGGCACTGTGGACATGCGCAGCATGAAAGCCGCCCTGCGCAATGTGGGCATCCAGCTGAGCCCACAGGAGATGTGTGAGGCTCTGCAGCAGGCAGACTTGGATG gtGACGGAACTGTAAGCTTCAAAGACTTCCTGGGTGTCCTTACTGACAGCCACCGCCTGGCTCAGTGCCTGG GCCAGGTGAGGAACAGCCGGTTCTGTGACCCCCAGGGCCTGCAAACCCTGTTCTTAGAGATGCTGTTCAAGTTGATGAGCCAAGGCTTCTTGCCCCGCAAGGTGGTGCAGGAAGTGATGAG CTACTACACCAAGAAGCAGCGGGCTCTGCGGCTGAACCCGGGCTGGAGGGGCCGCTCCCGCGGCCACAGTGCCACCGTGCGCACTCAGGTCGGCCTCACCTTCTTCTGCCAGGCCGCGCGCCTCAGCGGCCTCTCCGGCGCCGAGCTGGAGCGCTCGCTGCACAGACTGCACAAAGCGG GTGCGCGCAGCCCCTACTCTCAGATACCTAACTTGGCCGGGCGGACACCCCCAGAAGACCGGATGCGGCCCCGAGCCCCGCGCCCCGACGTCCGACTTCCCAAGTCCTGCCACTCCAGCCGCCACAAGCTCGCGCCCACCCGGAGGTCTCTCAGCCCGg aGTTCGTGGGCCAGCCACTAGACTATCTGCGCCCCGCGAAGATgactccctcccccccaactctaGTGCAGAAGCAGCCCTTCTCCCCTTCGCCAGCCTGTGTGCAGAAACCTGCTATGAAAAAGTAA